Genomic window (Sinorhizobium sojae CCBAU 05684):
CCACGCCATCGACGCCGTGAATATCGAGCCGCAGCCCCGCGCGCGCCGATCCGTGCAGGAAGGGCAGCACCGCCGTCTCAGAAACGTCGCTCACCGCCTTCTCATAGCGCGCAAGCGGCCTTTCGGCGAACCACATGAAATAGCGCGCACCCTTGCGGTAGAACCAGTCGGTGTCGATGCTGATCGTGTTTTCCGGATCGAGCGCCCTCAAGAAGATGACGAAGCCGAGTGCCGTGAACATCAGAATGCCGAGGCTCTCGGCAACGTGCTGGCCGGTATAGGGCTCGAAGTCGACAGAATAGGGCAGAAGGGCGTAAAGCGGCTCCGGGAAAACCCCGATGGCGATGCAGAGCACCGCTGCCATGCCCATGGCAATCAGCATGTTGTGCGGCGGCTCCCGCGCCGCGAGCCCCCGGTCGGTACCGAAAAACATGTAATAGGGAAGCTTGAGCCCCGTGTGCAGGAAGGTCCCCGACGAAGCCATGGTCAGCGCCAGCACCACCAGCGCCCGGTGATCCTCGCCGGCGGCCGCCACGACCATCGATTTGGTGACGAAGCCGGAGAAGAACGGGAAGGCGGAAATCGCAAAGGCGCCGACCATGTAAAGCGCCACGGTCACCGGCATGGTCCTGTAGAGCCCGCCGAGCTCCGTGAGTTTGCGGCGGCCGGTGACGTAGATCACCGCGCCGGCCCCCATGAACAGCAGCGACTTGTAGAGAATATGGGCGAAGGCATGGCTGGCGGCACCGTTCACCGCCATTTCGGTGCCGATGCCGACGCCCGCGACCATGTAGCCCACCTGACTGACGATGTGGTAGGCAAGCAGCCGCCTGCAGTCGTTCTCCAGAACCGCGTAGATGACGCCGTATATCGCCATCACGGTTCCAAGCCACACCAGGAGTTCGACACCCGGAAACACCCGCGCCAGCACGTAGATGGCGGTCTTGGTGGTAAAGGCGCTCAGGAACACCGCGCCGGTAACGGTCGCCTCCGGATAGGCATCGGTGAGCCAGGCGTTGAGCGGCGGCACCGCCGCGTTGAGCAGGAAACCGGCAAGGATCAGATAGGCGCCGAGACCCAGCTCCCCGTCGATCGCCGTCCCGGCGATCGGACCAAAGAGCAGCGAGCCCGTGGCCGCGCCGTGGAGAAGGATGCCGCCGAGCAGGACAACGCCGCCGGTGACGTGCACCATCAGGTAGCGGAACGCGGCGCGGATCGCCCGCTCTCCGCGTCCCGCGAAAATCAGGTAGGCGGAGGCAAAGGCCATGCCTTCCCAGAAAAGATAAAGGGTCAGGTAGTCGCCGGCGAAGACCACGCCGAGCGCGCTGCCGACATAGACGAAGGCCGCCACATGCTGGCCGGCGCGCGGCAGATGCAGCGCATAGACGGTGCCGATCAGCGCCATGATGGTGAAGACGGTAGCGAAGACGATGCTGAGCCTGTCGACCTTCGCGACCAGAATGTCCTGCTCGATGAATTGCGCAGCGCCATAGCTGCCCGGCGAGGTCGTGGCGACGGCGAGGATCGCCAGTGCCGGGACCACCAGAAGATAAGCCTTGCGGATCCGTCCGCTGAGAAAGGGGATCGGAAGAGCACCGAGGATGAAGAGGAGGGCGGGATGGATGAAATCAGTCATAATAGTCCTCGCGCCGCATCAGGCCCCCGCGATGGCCGAGGAATTTGGAAACGAAGATGAGCAGAACGCAGGAGCCGAAGCCGTAAAGAGCCGACCAGCCGGGCAGGCGGTCCCACAGGAATTCGGCATGCTCGCGCGGCACAAGGAAATCGGCGACGACAATCAGGACGAGGATCAGATAAAACAGCCGGCGGCGCAGCCCTGCATATTCCTCGTCACCAAAGAAGCCGACGACACGCTTGATCATCGGATCACTCCATCCGCGAGCGTGAGAAAATAGCCGGGGAAGATGCCCATCAGCACCGACAGGATGGCGGTCGCGACCAGCGGTATCGTGACCAGCGGTATTTCACGGACCGTCGCGGAGCCCTCCCCTGCGGTTGCTTCCCCAAAAAATGCGACATAGCTGACCGGCAGGAAATAAGCGGCGTTCAGCACCGAGCTCACCAGCAGCACTGCGAGGAACGCCATCTCCCCCGCCTCTACCGATCCCTGCGCCAGATACCATTTGCTGACGAAGCCCGCGGTCGGCGGCACGCCGATCATGGAGAGCGAAGCGACGAAAAACGCCCCCATGGTCCAGGGCAGCCTGCGGCCAATGCCGGCCATGTCGCTGATGTTTCGCTTTCCCGAGGCGCAATAGATCGAGCCGGCGCAGAAGAAGAGCGTGATCTTCGAGAAGGCATGCGCCGCGATGTGGATGATCCCGCCGGTGATCGCGACCGGCGACAACAAAACCGCGCCCAGCACGATATAGGAGAGCTGACTGACGGTCGAATAGGCGAGCCTGGCTTTCAAGTCGTCCCGCGTCAGCGCGTAGACCGACGCGATGATGATGGTAAAGGACACCAGATAGGCCGTCGCGACGCCGAGGCCGAGCTCCCCGACCAGCCCGACGCCGAAAACGTGGAACACCACCCGGAGCACGCAGAAGACGCCCATCTTGACCACCGCCACCGCATGCAGCAGCGCGCTGACCGGTGTCGGCGCCACCATTGCGGCGGGCAGCCAGGCATGCATGGGCATGACGGCGGCCTTGGCGAAGCCGAAGAGATAGCAGAAATAGACGACGGTCAGCAGCGCCGCCGGGGCGTCGGCTACGGCCAGCAGCCCCCCGGCCAGGAAATCGAGCGAGCCCGCGACGTGATAGGTCAGCGCCAGCGCGGCGAGAAGCGCGCTTTTCGAGGCGCCCATCAGATAGACGAGATATTTGCGGCTGCCCTTCCACGCCGCCTCGTCCTCGTGGTGGTAGACAAGCGGATAGGTGACGAGGCTGAGCAGCTCATAGAAGATGACGAGCGTGAACAGGTTGGCGGCAAATGCGCCGCCGACCGCGGCGGCGAGGCTGGTGGCGAAACAGGCGAAGAACCGCGTCTGCGCATGCTCGTGCAAATGCCGCATGTAGCCGATCGAATAGAAGGCGGCCAGGATCCACAGAAGCGAAGAGACCGTGGCGAACACCATGCCGAGCGCATCGGCGCGGAAGGCGAAGTCGACCCCCGGCAGGATTTCGAACAGGCGCAATTCGACGGTCCCGCCCGCAAGCACCGTCGGGGCCATCGAGATGACGGTTAGGAACATGGCAAGCGCGGCCACGGGCGAAACGAGATCGCGCAGCGTCTCCCGCTTGTGCAATAGCAGGATCGTCAGGGCAGCCAGCCCCGCAATGGCGACGGCGATGAGCGGCCGGATCGATACGACGGGGTCCAAGCCGCTATCCTTTCATCATGGTCACGTCGTCGACCTTGAGGGTGGATTTGTTCCTCACGAGGGCGACCAGGATGCCGAGGGCGACAGCAACTTCCGCCGCGGTGATGGCGATCACGAAGATCGCGAAGATCCGCCCACGGAAGTCGCCGTGATAGTGCCCGAAGGCGATGAAATTGATGTTGACGGAGTTGAGAAGAAGCTCCAGCGACATCAGCACCACCAGTATATTCCGCCTCAGCAGTACGCCCGCCGCTCCGATGACGAACAGCACCACGCCGAGCAGGATATACCAGGAGAGCGGAACCATCAGCCCGACTCCCTCCGCGCCAGTACGATGGCGCCGACGAGGGCCGCCAAAAGGATGACGGACGCGACCTCGAACGGCAGGAGGTAGTCGGCAAAAAGCGTCGTCCCAAGCTGGCGGACCTCATCGCCACCGCTCACCGCAACGGGTTCGGAGACCGAAAATCGATCGCTCCAGAGCACAAGCGCCAGCATCTCGATGCCGAGCAGGCCGAGCAGCACCAGCGCCGGCAGGTTGCCGCCCGGCAAGAAGCGCTGCAACACCGCCTCGCGCACGTCGATCATCATGATCACGAACAGGAACAGGACCATGATGGCGCCGACATAGACGAAGATCTGGATCACCGCGAGCAAAGGCGCGCCGAGCAGGACGAAAATCGCGGAGATCTGCAGGAAGCATGCCATCAGCGCCAGGGCGCTGTGAATGGGATTGCGCGCCAGCACCACGGTCAGGGCCGTGATCACGGACACCGCAGCGAACAGAAGGAAGAACCCCTGGCCCATCGACGCCGCCCCCCACGCGAACGATCGCCCGGCCGGAATCGACCGGATTTCGCGATCGTTCCGCACATCAGGTTCATTCAAAAATTGTGCCCTAGTATCGGTTTTTACACAAGATTATTGTCGCCGGCGGTGTCGTGGCGGCCCCTCGCCCTTGCCGGTCGCCGGCTCACTCGACATCAGGTGCGCCCCGTGGCATCGACCGCCTTGCGCCACATTTCGAACGGGCCTTCGGCCGCGGAGAGATCGGCTTGCACGATCAGCCCATTGCCGCCGATGCGCGCAAGAATGGCCTCCGCAGCCGCCTTGTCCCGCCCATAATGGATGATCGGGTGCGCCCCCTCCGCCGCCAGACGTTCGACGATGACCGCCCCTATGCCGCCGGAAGCGCCGGTGACGAGAAGGCTTGCCCTTGCAATGGCCCGTCCATGTTGCTCCCTATTTCAGAAGAAGACCGACCTGCGGTCCCCAGGTATCCGAGAGCGCGAAACCGGCCGCGAACGGATCGTCCGGGTCAAGGCGCAGTTGCGAGCGACCGTAGACGTAGCCGCGCCCGGTGATCCGCGGCAGCACGGCCTTGCGGCCGGCCACTTCCGTTTCGCCGATCGCCTCGGTCCGGAATTCCCCGCCGATGATCGAGCGCGAGATGCGTGCCTCACCGACCGACAAGAGTCCGCGTGCATAAAGGGCCGCCAGATTGGCGGAACTGCCCGTCCCGCAAGGCGAGCGATCGACGCGACCCGGCGGCAGCGTCGTGCAGGTGCGCACCGCCCCATCCGGTTCCCGGCCGCGGAACATCACATAGGCGGTCTCGTCGACGCCGGGGAGCTCCGGGTGCTTCACCGTCACCTGCTCGGTGATAAGCGCCTTCAGCTCGATACCGGCCTCCGCCAGATAGCGCGCATGGACCGGCGCGATATCGACGCCGATCTGGTCGACGTCGACGAGCGCGTAGTAAACGCCGCCGAAGGCGATATCGGCCTTGATGCGCCCCCAGCGCGGCGTTTCGATCTCCCGGTCGAGCGCCTCGGCGAAACTCGGCACGTTGTCGAGGCTGACCGACAGGCAGCGCCCCTCCTGGCAGGCGGCGCGCGCGATCACCAGCCCGGCCGGCGTGTCGAGTCGAACGATCGTCACCGGCTCCCGCATCCCGATCACGCCGCTTTCAAGCAAGGCTGTGACGACGCAGATGCAATTGCTGCCGGACATCGGATGGGCTCGGTCGGCCTGCAGCACGATGAAGCCGGCATCGGCGTCCGGCCGCGTCGGCGCGACAAGCAGATTGACGGACATGGCGACGCTGGCGCGCGGCTCGAAGGTCACGAAGCGGCGGAGGCTGTCCTCGACCTCATTGATGTGGTTCATCTTGTCGAGCATCGTCGCGCCCGGGATTTCCGGCGCGCCGCCAATGATCACCTTGCCGATCTCACCCTGGCAATGAACCTCGAGCAGATCGAGGGAACGGTCCCAGTTCATGGAAACGGCGCTTTTCATTTGATGTACCAGCCCCAGGGATCTTCGCTGACATATTTGGTGATCTGCTTCGTCTCGAGATAGTTTTCGAGACCCCAACGCCCAAGTTCGCGGCCGATGCCGGATTCCTTGTAGCCGCCCCATGGTGCCTCGGTGAAGGTCGGCTGCGAGCAGTTGATCCAGACGATACCGGCGCGGAAGGCGGCGGCGACCCGCTCGGCGCGGATGTCGTCCTTTGACATCACCGCCGCAGCGAGACCGAAGCGGGAATCGTTGGCAAGCTCGATTGCCTCCTCCTCGGACGAGAAAGGCCGGATGCACAGGACGGGCCCGAAGATCTCCTCGCGCCAAGCGTCGCTGTCCAAAGGAGCATTGGTCAGCACCGTGGGCTCGATATAATAGCCCTTTTCGAAGCCCGCGGGCCGCTTGCCGCCGCAGGCTACCGTGGCGCCGGCGGCTTTCGCCGCCTCGATCGCCGCGAAGACCTGCTCGTACTGGCGCCTGGACACCAGCGGACCGAGCAGCACGCCCTCCTCGAGGCCGTTGCCGATCCTGATCTTTTTCGCCTCTTCCACGAGCCGCGCCAGCAGACGCTCGTAGATGCCTTCCTGCACCAGGACCCGCGACGTGGCCGAGCAGACCTGGCCCTGGTTCCAGAAGATGCCGAACATGATCCACTCGACCGCCTCCTCGATATCCGCATCGTCGAAGACAACGAAGGGCGACTTGCCGCCAAGTTCGAGGCTGACGCGCTTGATGTCGCGGGCGGCCGCCGCCATGATCTTGGAGCCGACCGGACCGGAGCCGGTGAAGGCCAGCTTGTCGACTTGCCTGTGATCGATGATTGCCTGCCCGGCAACGGAGCCGGCACCGGTAACAATGTTGAGGACGCCGGGCGGCAGGCCCGCCTCATGCGCGATCGCCGCGAGTTCTAGCGCGGTCAGCGACGTGAGTTCCGCCGGCTTCAGCACCACCGTGCAGCCGGCGGCAAGGGCCGGCGCAACCTTCCAGGCGGCCATCAGAAGCGGGTAGTTCCAGGGGATGATCGCGCCTGCGACGCCGACGGGCTCCTTGATCGCCTTGGAGGTGAAGCGCGCGTCGGCAAGCGCGATCGGTTCTTCCGGATTGTTGTCGAGCTGTTCGGCGAGCCCGGCATAGAAATCGAAGCATCCGGCCGCGTCGGCGACATCCCAATCCGCTTCCGGGAACGGCTTGCCATTGTCGATCACTTCGAGATGGGCGATTTCCGCCTGCCGCGCCCGGATGCCCTCGGCGATTGCCCCGAGATAGCGGGCACGCTCGCGACCGGCAAGCTTCGGCCAGCCGTCCTTGTCGAATGCGCGGCGCGCCGCCTTGACCGCAATGTCCACATCCTCGGCGCTCGCAGCCGCGGCCCTATGGATCACCTCTTCCGTCGCCGGATTGACGATCTCGAAAGCCCCGCCCTTGACCGGCGCTACCCACTGACCATCGATATAGAGTTCTTTACGCATTCGTCGTGCCTCCGGTTTGTTTGGACGTGGCGGATGATGCCGCCACCTACGCGGATGTGGTTTTTCCTTCGAGTTCAGAAGCGATCGACCCTATATGGGTGAAGATCGATTGGCGGTGTCTGACCGGTCGCGAGATCGCCGATCAGCCGGGCGGTCGTCGCGGCATAGGTGAGGCCCAGATGTCCATGGCCGGTAGCGTAGTAGACGCCGCGGTGCTTTGCGGAGGGACCGATGATCGGCACCGTGTCGGGAAGCGCGGGACGATGGCCCATCCACTCCGCGGCCTTCTCCGCCCGAAGGTCCGGCAGGGCCTCCTGCGCCCGCTTCACGAGCACCTTCGCCCGCCGATAATCCGGCGCAGCATCGAGCCCGGCCATTTCCACCGTGCCGCCGACGCGGATGCCGCCGGCCGTGGGCGTCACCATGAAGGCGCGCGCGGGCCAGATGACCGAGTGGCGCATCGTAATGCCCGGCGCCATAATCTGGGTGTGGTAGCCGCGCTCAGTTTCGAGCGGGATTGGTTCGCCGAGAAGCCGAGCCAGCTTGCCGGTATAGGCCCCGGCGCAAAGGATGATCTCGGGGGCGGCGATCGACCGTCCATCGGCAAGGCGCACCGCTTTGGTCCGGTCGCCGTGCTCGAAGCCGGCGACCGCGCCCTGCTCGATCCTGCCGCCGAGCGCCAGGAATTTCTCGCGCAGTTTCAGGAGCAGCCTGTACGGATCGACGATCGAGCGGTTGTCGGGAAAGAGTACCGCTTTGGCGATCTTCGACGTCAGTGCCGGTTCGAGATCACGGATGGCGTTGCCGCCAAGGACCTGGTGGCGGAAGCCGAAACGTTCGAGAATCTCGATATGCTCCCGGTCCGCCCTGAACTCGGCCTCGTCCGCATAGAGGCTGAGGCATCCCTCCTTGGTCAGCATGTGCGTCAGCTCTGCCGCCTTCAACAGAGGCATCAGATCTTCGTAAACGCGGCTGCATAGCACCGCGCCTGCCGCCTCCAATTCCTTCACGCGCGAAGGGCGGCTGGCTTCCAGAAACCGAAGAAACCAGGGCGTGAGTTTCGGCATGTAGGAAGGCCGGATGCGCACCGGTCCCTCCGGATCGAGGAGCCACTTCGGCATCTGCGCCCAGACGGCCGGCCGCGAGGCGGGCATGAATTCGGTCACCGCGATCGATGCCATGTTGCCGTAGGAGGCGCCCTTGCCGTCGAGTTCGCGCTCGATGAGCACGACTTCCCTTGCACGGCGTCGGAGTTCGTAGGCGATCGTCGTGCCGATGATACCGGCCCCGACGACAGCGACTGTATCCTCGTTATTGCTCATCGTTGATTGCCGACCCTGCCGACGATGACCTTGCCGCTTTCCCCTTCGCCGTGGCAGCTGACGACAGACAGGACTTTCTTGAAACGCATCGAAATGGCTCCGCGGTTGTGTCGGTAGGCCGACGGATTTATCGGGGCCGTGCGCGTTGCCGCGCCGCCCCGCGCGTGGCTTACCAGTTCAGGATCGGCTCCATCGCTGCGCGGAACTCGGCCTTTTCCTCATCCGTCAGCGGTCCAAGCGGTGCGCGGCATTCGCCGACCGGCAGGTCCTGCAGCTCGCAACCGTACTTGATCTTCTGGACGAACTTGCCTGACTCGAGAATGTTCATCGCGCGGTAAAGCGTCTTCATCATCTCGCGAGCCTTGCCTATGTCGCCTGCCTTGTAGGTGCGGTCGAGGTCGCAGCAGGCCTTCGCCATGCAGTTCGACGGTCCGCAGATCCAGGACTCGGCCCCCCAGAACATGAAGTCGAGCGCGATGTCGTCGGAGCCGCTGACAAGCTGGATCTTTCCCTCGTAACGGCTGGCGATGTCGATGGCGCGTTGCAGCACGCCCGAGCTTTCCTTGATGCCGATTACACGCGGATTGTCGGCAAAATGGTCCAGCAGCTCGAAACTGATGTCCGATCCGTCCTTGGCCGGATAGCTGTAGAGCACGAGATTGACATCCACCGCTGCAAGCACGGTTTCATAGTGCTTGATCAGTTCCGCTTGTGTCGGGCGGGTATAGAAGGGCGGCGCCAGCAGGACAGTGTCGTAGCCGATTTCCTTGGCCATTGCGGTCTGCTCGATCACCTCGCGGGTGGCTGGGGCGTTGGAACCGGCGATCAGAGCCTCGCCCGGCTTGGCGAAATCCTTCACGAACTGCAGCACTTCGCGGCGCTCTTCCGTCGACTGGCTGAAGTACTCACCGGTGGAACCGTTAGGCACCCAGCCGGTCACGCCGGCCTCGCGCAGATGCACCAGGAGCTTTTCGAAGGACTTGAAGTCGATTCTGTTGTTGGCATCGAAGGGGGTTACGAGGGCGGGCATGACGCCTGAGAGTTTCATAAAGGTCTCCTTTTCAGATCAGGCTCGGATCAGATCGCGAGTTTTGCGAGTACGCGCCGCTCGATCAGCGTGACGGCACGCGTGAGCGGAAAGGCGATGGCGAAATAGATGAGGGCAACGACCGTCAGCACCTCGACGGGGCGCGCCGTGTTGTTTGAAATGTTCTGGCCGACGAACATCAGGTCGGCCATGCCAACGGCGGAGACGAGGGCGCTTTCCTTGAACAGGCTGACGCAGTTGGACAGCAGCGTCGGCACGGCGCGGAGCACCGCCTGCGGGAGAATGACGCTCGTCACCTGGACTCGGCGCGGCAGGCCCAGCGCGACGCAGGCATCGAGTTGTTCGGGTCCGATGGACTTGAGCGACGCCCGGAACGTCTCGCTACTGATCGCACCCATGTAGAGAGTGAGCGCGATGACGCCGGAGGTAAGATTGGAGAGCTCGACGCCGAGGATCAGCGGCAGGCAGAAGAAGATCCAAAAGAGCTGGACAAGCACCGGCGTGCCGCGAAAGAATTCGACATAAATGCTGGAGGCCGCTCGCAACAGGGCGCTGCGCGATGTCCGGGCGAGGCCGATGAGGAAACCGAGGCTGCAGCCGAGCACCACGCAGATCAGTGTCAGCTTGATCGTCATCCAGAGACCGAGCACCAGCGCATCCTGGAAGCGAAGGAGGATGGAGAAGTCGAGTGTCATGGGTCTTCTCCTCAGCTCATCATCAATTGGCGGCGGCGTTCGAGATAGCCGACGATCTGAGAGACGGGGAAGGAAACGGCGAAGTAGACGAGAGCGACGATGGTAAAGGTCTCGATCGGCCGATAGGTCTCCGTCGCAAGCGTCTTGGCCTGATACATGAGGTCCTGCACTGCGACGATGGCGACCAGCGCGCTCTGCTGGAAGATGCCGATGCCGTTTGTCAGCAGCACCGGGATCGACGCACGAACTGCGGTCGGCAGCACGATATAAAGGGTGCGCTGGAGCGGGTTGAGACCAAGGGCGATGCCGGCATCGAGCTGTTCGCGCGGAACGGCCTGGATCGCTGCGCGATAGGCCTCGGCGTTGAAGGCCATCAGGTTGAGGCCGAGCGCCAGGATGCCCATCGTCATCGAGCCAAGAAAGACGTTGAACAGCATCGGCACGCAGTAGAAGAACCAGACGATCTGCACGATCGCCGGCGTGCAGCGGAAGAATTCGACGAAGAGCATCGCCGGCAACCGGGCTGGTGCGAAGCGGCTCATGATCAAGAGCGCCAGCGGAAAGCCGAGCACGATGCCGATCAGATTGGCGGCGATCGTCAATTGAAGGGTAACGATCAGTCCATCCCAGAGTGGCCCGAAGGAGATGGACCGGAAATCGAAGGAATAATCCATCTTCCCCTCCTAGTGTCGAATATGGAAGACGCGATCGATGAACTCGCGGGTGCGCTCTTCCCTGGGAGAGCCGAGCACCTGCTCCGGAGGCCCGTCCTCGACGACCACGCCACCGGCGCAGAAGATGACGCGCGAGGCGATGTTCTTCGCAAACCACATGTCGTGGGTGACGATCATCATCGGCATATCCTGGGCGGCGAGCTGCAGGATCACCTGCTCGACCTCGGCGACGAGTTCTGGATCGAGCGCCGACGTTACCTCGTCGAACAGCATCAGTTTCGGATCGAGCATCAGGGCGCGGGCGATCGCCACGCGCTGCTTCTGCCCGCCGGAGAGCTGCGCCGGATAGGCACTGGCCTTGGCGCCGAGACCAAAGCGTTCGAGGAGCGCCTGGGCGCGCTTGGTGGCGCTCGCCCTGTTTTCGCCGCGCACCTTGCAGGGCGCCAAGATCAGGTTTTGGATGACGCTCAGATGCGGGAACAGCGTGTAATGCTGGAACACCATCCCGATCGAGCGCCGCACTTCTGTATCGATGACGGTTTTCTTGTCGGCACCCTTGGAGGATATGTAAGGCTTTCCGCCGAAGCTGATCGCGCCGCTGTCGATCTTCTCGAGGCCCATCATCACGCGCAGCAGGGTGCTCTTGCCGCCGCCGCTCGGGCCGATGACCACGACTCGTTCGCCGGGCTTCATCTCGATGTCGAGTCCCTTGAGCACCTGGATGTGCGGCCCGTAGCTCTTGTGAAGGGACTGTATTTTGACAAGGGGGGCACTGAAGGACATGGTCATCGCCGATCTCGCTGGTCAAAAGAAGGGATGAGAGTGGCCGGGCAAACGACTGCCCGTGCCCGGCCAGACTACAGCGCCGCGCGTCGTTTCAGATGCGTAAAGGTCGCTGTAACTCTTTGAATCTGCGCATCGAGCTTTCCGAAAATCGGCTCCGATTTTCGGGCCGATGCGCTAACGTCACTGTGCGCTTTTCAGCACCTCATCGACGGCCTTGCGGATCAGCTCGTCCACGTGGCCGGTCGCAACCTTCTCTTCGAGGAAGATGTTCACCACCTCGACGTCGGCGGCCGAGAGCTGATGTGGCAGACCGAAGGCGACCCCCTGCTTCGCCAGCGCCGGCTCGGGGTTCAGGGCGACCGCCCAATCGGGATTCGACTGGAGGAAGAGCTGGTTGGTGTCGGAAGCATCGACGACAATGTCTGCGCGTCTGGAGACGACCGCGAGGCGCGTTTCGTCATTGCCCGGCAGACGCAGGATGGTGGCATTCTTCACCGCGGCGGAGATTGCCTTGTCCTGGGCGGTTCCCGACATGACCGCGAGGGTCACGTCCTTCTTGTCGATGTCCGCAACCGAAGTCGCGCCGGCCGGAATCTTCGGATTGTCCTTATTGTAGGCGAGCGAGATCTGGTACTCCATCGCCGGGATGGAGAACTGCACGGCCATGGCACGGGCCGGCGTCCTGTTCAGTGCAAGCGAGAGATCCCATTTTCCCGCCTGCAGGCCGGCGACGATATTGTCCCAGGTCGTGTCGACGAATTGCGGCTTGACCTTGAGCACATCGGCGAACTCACGGCAAAGATCCGCGAAGAAGCCGGAATATTCACCGGTCGCCGGGTCGCGCATGACGTAGGGCGGAGCGACGGCCGCGCCGCAACGCAGAACGCCCGCGCTCTGCACGCCCTGCCAGTAGCCTTCGGCGGTTTGGGCGGAAGCGGCGGTGGTTGAAAGGCCTGTAACCAGGGCGAGCGCAGGCAGCGCCCGCAGAACGGGCGAAAGCATCTTCGAAAGCATCGTCATTTCCTCTGTTTGGCGTGCGCGTGACGCGCGGCTCCTCTCGTCGGTTTCAACCGATCTTGATCTTGTGTCGTCTTCGTGTCGACAATGAAAATAATGTCGTCTCTGTGTCGACATTGTCAAGCAAAAAAA
Coding sequences:
- a CDS encoding dihydrodipicolinate synthase family protein, giving the protein MKLSGVMPALVTPFDANNRIDFKSFEKLLVHLREAGVTGWVPNGSTGEYFSQSTEERREVLQFVKDFAKPGEALIAGSNAPATREVIEQTAMAKEIGYDTVLLAPPFYTRPTQAELIKHYETVLAAVDVNLVLYSYPAKDGSDISFELLDHFADNPRVIGIKESSGVLQRAIDIASRYEGKIQLVSGSDDIALDFMFWGAESWICGPSNCMAKACCDLDRTYKAGDIGKAREMMKTLYRAMNILESGKFVQKIKYGCELQDLPVGECRAPLGPLTDEEKAEFRAAMEPILNW
- a CDS encoding amino acid ABC transporter permease, with translation MTLDFSILLRFQDALVLGLWMTIKLTLICVVLGCSLGFLIGLARTSRSALLRAASSIYVEFFRGTPVLVQLFWIFFCLPLILGVELSNLTSGVIALTLYMGAISSETFRASLKSIGPEQLDACVALGLPRRVQVTSVILPQAVLRAVPTLLSNCVSLFKESALVSAVGMADLMFVGQNISNNTARPVEVLTVVALIYFAIAFPLTRAVTLIERRVLAKLAI
- a CDS encoding amino acid ABC transporter permease — encoded protein: MDYSFDFRSISFGPLWDGLIVTLQLTIAANLIGIVLGFPLALLIMSRFAPARLPAMLFVEFFRCTPAIVQIVWFFYCVPMLFNVFLGSMTMGILALGLNLMAFNAEAYRAAIQAVPREQLDAGIALGLNPLQRTLYIVLPTAVRASIPVLLTNGIGIFQQSALVAIVAVQDLMYQAKTLATETYRPIETFTIVALVYFAVSFPVSQIVGYLERRRQLMMS
- a CDS encoding amino acid ABC transporter ATP-binding protein; this translates as MTMSFSAPLVKIQSLHKSYGPHIQVLKGLDIEMKPGERVVVIGPSGGGKSTLLRVMMGLEKIDSGAISFGGKPYISSKGADKKTVIDTEVRRSIGMVFQHYTLFPHLSVIQNLILAPCKVRGENRASATKRAQALLERFGLGAKASAYPAQLSGGQKQRVAIARALMLDPKLMLFDEVTSALDPELVAEVEQVILQLAAQDMPMMIVTHDMWFAKNIASRVIFCAGGVVVEDGPPEQVLGSPREERTREFIDRVFHIRH
- a CDS encoding substrate-binding periplasmic protein, whose protein sequence is MLSKMLSPVLRALPALALVTGLSTTAASAQTAEGYWQGVQSAGVLRCGAAVAPPYVMRDPATGEYSGFFADLCREFADVLKVKPQFVDTTWDNIVAGLQAGKWDLSLALNRTPARAMAVQFSIPAMEYQISLAYNKDNPKIPAGATSVADIDKKDVTLAVMSGTAQDKAISAAVKNATILRLPGNDETRLAVVSRRADIVVDASDTNQLFLQSNPDWAVALNPEPALAKQGVAFGLPHQLSAADVEVVNIFLEEKVATGHVDELIRKAVDEVLKSAQ